The DNA window CAGGGGCGCGGGGCGTCCGGCGCGGGGCCCGTAGTGGTAGAGCACGTTGCGGGTCTCGAACGCGGTCGGGTCGTCGGGGTCGTCGTAGTACGAGAACTCCCCCACCTCGATCAGCGGGGACGTCACCAGCGGCCGGAGCAGCACCACCCGCGGCTGCCCCGGCATGGGATGCAGGACGTCGGGGTCGGCGGGGACGAGCGGTTGCATCGGCCGTTCCTTCACTACTAATGCGACAACTTATACATTAAGATCGTGTCATGGCCTCGTCCGCAGGGCAAACGAATTCCGGCGGGACGCCCCCTCCCGCTCCCCCGGTGCGCCGCCGGCCGGGCGGCAGGACCAGCCGCACCCGCGCCCGGGTGCTCGACGCGGTACGGGCCGAGCTGGGCGAGCGCGGCTACGACGGGCTCACCCTGGACGCCGTCGCGGCCCGCGCGGGCGTGCACCGCGCGACGGTCTACCGGCGCTGGCGGGACGTCGGCGGCCTGCTCGCCGACCTGCTCGCGGCCACGGCCGACGACGACTGGCTGCCCCGGGACACCGGCTCCCTGCTGGGGGACCTGACGGCGCTCAACGAGGAGAACCAGGACGCGCTGACCGCCCGGCCGTCGATCGCCGCCGCCCTGCTCGCCGCCTCGTTCCGGTCCGAGGAGGCCGAACGCGGCCTGCTGCGGCTCTGGGCGGACCGGTACGCCCGCTGCGAGGTCATCGTGGCCCGCGCCGTGGCGCGCGGCGAGCTGCCGCCGGACACCGACGCGCGGCGGCTGCTCGTCGCCGCGACCGCGCCGCTCTACCACCAGCTCATGCTGCTGCGCACGCCGCCCGACCCCGGCCTGCCCGCGCAGGCGGCGAGGACGGCGGTCCTCGCCGCGTCCGCCGGCGCCTTCGCCCCGGGCGAGGCGGTCAGCTGACCGCGAAGAGCAGGACGGCGCTGACCAGGACGGCCACGGCGGTCGCGAAGTGGATGCCGAACGCCACGGCCTTCGTCCCGCCGTTACGCAGCACGATCAGGGTGTCGCCGAGCGGCGCCAGCGCCACGACCAGCATGAACCACGCCTCGGCGGTGGGGCCGGCGAAGGCCAGCAGCGCCAGGCCGAGCACGCCGTAGGTCCCGTCACGCACCCCCTTGATCGTCAGGTACGCCCGGTCGCCGTCCGTCCTGGCCGGCACGCCGTACCCGGCCGCCGCGGCCTGCGGGACGAACAGGAAACGGGCCCCGATGAACAGGACCATCAGGTTGAGCGCGATGGCCAGGCCGTAGGCGGTGTAGGTGAGCATCTTCGTCTCCAGAAAAATCTAGCAGCGCTAGGAACAAGAATGACGCTAGCAGAGCGTGGACAGTTCTGCTAGCGGTGCTAGATTCTGGAGCATGACAATCCGATCGCGCAGGGAGCGCGAACGCGCGGACCGCGAGAAGCTGATCGTCACGGCCGCCCGGGAGCTGGCCGAGGCCGAGGGCTGGGAGGCGGTGACCACCCGGCGGCTGGCCGAGCGGGTGGAGTACAGCCAGCCGGTGCTCTACAGCCACTTCAAGGGCAAGGACGCCATCATGGTGGCGGTCGCGCTGGAGGGCTTCGCCGAGCTGGCCGGCGAGCTGCGCGCCGCGCGGACGGCGGCGCCGGACGCGGCCGGCGCGCTGGCGGGGGTCGGGCGGGCGTACATCGCCTTCGCCGAGCGGCGCCCCGCGCTCTACGACGCGATGTTCCGGCACCAGGTGGACCTGCCGTTCGCCACCCCGCAGGTCCCGCCCGCGCTGGCGGCGGGCTTCCAGGAGCTCGTCGAGGCCGTCCGGCCGCACGCCGGCGACAGCGACCCCGGCGACCTCGGTCTGCTGGCCGAGACGTACTGGGCCGCCCTGCACGGCCTGGCGACGCTCACCCTCGGCGGCCGGCTGCCCCGCGAGCTGCACGAGCGCAGGCTGGCGCTCCTGCTGGCGCGCTTCACCGCCGGGAGGAGCTGAGGCCGGGCCAGGCGAGGTGGTCCACGGCCAGGAAGGGCTCCTCGGCCACGGCCGACGGGGTCGCCCCGGCGAACGCCGCGACCTCGCGGTGCAGGTGCGACTGGTCGGCGTAGCCGCCCTCGGCCGCCACCCGGGCCGCGCGCTCCCCCGTCGCGAGGCGGTGGACGGCCCGGTCGAAGCGGACCAGCCGCGCCGCGCGCTTGGGCGGCAGGCCGAGCTGGGCGCGGAACCGGGACCACAGGCGCTTGCGGCTCCACCCGACCTCGCCGGCCAGGCCCTCGACCCGGACCAGCCCGCGGCCGGCGACGATCCGCCGCCAGGCCCAGGCCACCTCCGGATCCACCGGCGGCCCCGCCGCGTGCCGGCGGGCGAGCAGCGCGTCCGTCAGCGCGAAGCGGTCCTGCCACGTCGGGGCGCCGCCCAGCCGGTCGCGCAGGCGGGACGCCTCCCTGCCCCACAGGTCGTCGAGGTCCACGACCACGCCGTCGAGGTCGGCCGGGGGAACGCCGAGGACCGCGCGGGCGGCTACCGGGGACAGGCGCACCTGGACGCACTCGACGTTCGCGCCGCGCGCCAGGACCGCGCCGCCGGAGCCGAACCCGGGCCCGGCGGCGACGTTCCCGACCGGTCGCGGCCCGGCGGCCTGGTCCAGGACCGGCGTGCCGTCCCCGAACCCGACGAGCAGCGTCACGGCCGGATGCGGCACCATCCTGATCGTCCGCAGGTCCGGGATGTGGAACCCGGCCATGGTGACGCCGGCGACCCCGCTGGGCCGGCGCGGGCTCGCCACGCCCCAGGCGGCGGCGCCGTGCACGAAAGTCCGCACGCCCCGATGCTAGGTCCGGATGACGGGCCCGCGACCTCCCCGGCGGGGAACATTCGTCCAAGACGCCGCCGCCCGCGCCCGGCGACAGTGGTCGCATGACGATCATCGACGGCGAGCTCCTGCCCCTGAAGGACGGCGCCCTCCACGTACGCGAGGACGGCCCCCGCGACGCCCCCGCGCTCCTGCTCATCCACGGCACCGCGGCCACGGCCCGCACGTGGGACGCGCTGACCCCGCTGCTGACCGGCTCCCACCGGGTCATCAGGGTCGACCTGCTCGGGCACGGCCGGTCCGCCAAACCGGCGGGCGGCGGCTACGCGGTCCCCGACCACGCCCGCCGGGCCGCCGAGGCGCTGGACCTGCTCGGCGTCGGGCGCGCGGCCGTGGCAGGACACTCCAGCGGCGGCACGGTCGCCACCGCGCTCGCCGAGCGGCGGCCCGACCTGGTGTCCGCGCTCGCGCTCGTCGGCACCGGCCCCTGCATGGACGCCTTCATCGGGCCGGAGACGGGCCGCCCGCCCGCCGGGGGCGCGCCCGCGGCCTGGCCGCCGGGCGACGAGCAGATCAGGGCGATGGCGACCAGCGGGTTCAGCCGCCCGGGCTTCCGCGTTCCCGCGGAGCTGCTGGACGACCTGCGCGACTCCCTCCGCGACACGCCGCCCGCCGTGTTCGCCGCGGTGATGCGGGCGCCGCGCGACTATCTGGAGGAGCGGACGCTGCCGGAGCGGCTCGCGCCTCTCGGCATACCGCTGCTGGTGATCTTCGGCGAGGACGACCGGCGGTGGCGGCCCTCGTCGGCCGCGGACTACCGTGCCGTGCCTGGCGCCAGGATCGAGCTGATCCCCGGCGTCGGCCACACGCCCGTCCTGGAGGACGCGCCCCGCACCGCCGAACTGCTCCTGTCGTTCCTGTGAGGGTTTGGTCCGTGGCGCGCCTGCGCCCGTCCGACGCGCCCTCGCCGGACGCGGACGACCCGTCGCCGGGCGTCCGGCGAGGTCACGACTCCGCTTCACCCGCTGTTTCTCCGCGGACGCGAGAGTAACCTCGCGTCCAGCGCCGGCGTCCGGCCGGCGGTCCGGCGAGGAAGGGTGATCGCGTGTCCCAGCCCGGCGTGCCCCCGGCTCCGGGACGGACTCCCGCGTGGCGCTACGCCATCGGGATGTTCGGCACCTCCATCCCGATCAACATGATCAAGGGATCGATGATCCTCTTCTACGTGGACATCCTCGGGCTGGACGTCCGCGCGTACGGCGTGGTCATGGTGGTCTACGCGGTCATCGACGCGCTCGACAACCCGGTGCTCGGCCACCTCTCCGACCGGACCAGGACCCGGTTCGGCCGACGCCGGCCGTGGCTGCTCGTCGGCGCGCCGATGCTGGCCGCCTGCATGATCGCGTTCTTCTCCGCGCCCTCCTCGCTGGAGGGCGCGGGCCTGCTGATCTGGTTCGCGGTGTTCGCGATCCTGTGCGAGGCGTTCGACTCCATGCTGAACGCCAACTACGGCGCGCTGCTGCCGGAGCTCTACCCGCGCGAGCGCGACCGCGCCGTGGCCAACGGCCTGCGCCAGGGCTTCCAGCTCGTGGCCCTGGTGATCTCGCTGGCGGTCACCCCCGTGCTCACGACGCAGGTGTTCGGCACCGAGGACTCCACCGAGGGCTTCCGCACCACGGCCGTCATCTACGGCGTGGTGGCGCTCGCCGTGATCGTGTTCATGGCGCTCGGCGCCCGCGAGAACCCCCGCTACTCCACCCGCGAGCAGCCGATGCTGCTGCGCAGCGTGTGGTCCATCGTGCGCAACCGGCTGTTCTGGACGGTCGGGCTCACCGGCGCCTGCTACGGCATCGCCATGGCGCTCGTCCTCGCGGGCATCCAGCTGTACGTCCGCTACTCGCTCGGGCTGCCGGTCGGCAACGCGCTCTACCTCCAGGGCGTCGTCATCCTGGTCACGGCGGCCGGCCTGGTGGCCTGGACGCGCGTCGTGGCCCGCCGGGGCGCGCTGTGGGCCTGGCGGGTGGCCTTCATGGTGCTCGCGGCCGGGTTCGCGGCGCTGTTCTTCGCCGGCGACCTGGTCACCGCCATCGCGGCGGGCGTGGTCGTCGGCGCGGGCTGGTCGGGGATGCTCGCGACGAACGACCTCATCGTCGCGCGGGTGC is part of the Nonomuraea coxensis DSM 45129 genome and encodes:
- a CDS encoding helix-turn-helix domain-containing protein: MRTFVHGAAAWGVASPRRPSGVAGVTMAGFHIPDLRTIRMVPHPAVTLLVGFGDGTPVLDQAAGPRPVGNVAAGPGFGSGGAVLARGANVECVQVRLSPVAARAVLGVPPADLDGVVVDLDDLWGREASRLRDRLGGAPTWQDRFALTDALLARRHAAGPPVDPEVAWAWRRIVAGRGLVRVEGLAGEVGWSRKRLWSRFRAQLGLPPKRAARLVRFDRAVHRLATGERAARVAAEGGYADQSHLHREVAAFAGATPSAVAEEPFLAVDHLAWPGLSSSRR
- a CDS encoding alpha/beta fold hydrolase; this translates as MTIIDGELLPLKDGALHVREDGPRDAPALLLIHGTAATARTWDALTPLLTGSHRVIRVDLLGHGRSAKPAGGGYAVPDHARRAAEALDLLGVGRAAVAGHSSGGTVATALAERRPDLVSALALVGTGPCMDAFIGPETGRPPAGGAPAAWPPGDEQIRAMATSGFSRPGFRVPAELLDDLRDSLRDTPPAVFAAVMRAPRDYLEERTLPERLAPLGIPLLVIFGEDDRRWRPSSAADYRAVPGARIELIPGVGHTPVLEDAPRTAELLLSFL
- a CDS encoding TetR/AcrR family transcriptional regulator, with translation MRRRPGGRTSRTRARVLDAVRAELGERGYDGLTLDAVAARAGVHRATVYRRWRDVGGLLADLLAATADDDWLPRDTGSLLGDLTALNEENQDALTARPSIAAALLAASFRSEEAERGLLRLWADRYARCEVIVARAVARGELPPDTDARRLLVAATAPLYHQLMLLRTPPDPGLPAQAARTAVLAASAGAFAPGEAVS
- a CDS encoding TetR/AcrR family transcriptional regulator; amino-acid sequence: MTIRSRRERERADREKLIVTAARELAEAEGWEAVTTRRLAERVEYSQPVLYSHFKGKDAIMVAVALEGFAELAGELRAARTAAPDAAGALAGVGRAYIAFAERRPALYDAMFRHQVDLPFATPQVPPALAAGFQELVEAVRPHAGDSDPGDLGLLAETYWAALHGLATLTLGGRLPRELHERRLALLLARFTAGRS
- a CDS encoding MFS transporter, which produces MSQPGVPPAPGRTPAWRYAIGMFGTSIPINMIKGSMILFYVDILGLDVRAYGVVMVVYAVIDALDNPVLGHLSDRTRTRFGRRRPWLLVGAPMLAACMIAFFSAPSSLEGAGLLIWFAVFAILCEAFDSMLNANYGALLPELYPRERDRAVANGLRQGFQLVALVISLAVTPVLTTQVFGTEDSTEGFRTTAVIYGVVALAVIVFMALGARENPRYSTREQPMLLRSVWSIVRNRLFWTVGLTGACYGIAMALVLAGIQLYVRYSLGLPVGNALYLQGVVILVTAAGLVAWTRVVARRGALWAWRVAFMVLAAGFAALFFAGDLVTAIAAGVVVGAGWSGMLATNDLIVARVLDADAARHGEHREGLFLSAFGFFGRLNGVVTGLALTSLGVFFGYNSGDDPGGDPGLAFRVYLCVYPFVLTAIGAVAAQFVSVPVQTPPEADVPEEPPPVGPAGEPTAGRPR
- a CDS encoding DUF4267 domain-containing protein, with amino-acid sequence MLTYTAYGLAIALNLMVLFIGARFLFVPQAAAAGYGVPARTDGDRAYLTIKGVRDGTYGVLGLALLAFAGPTAEAWFMLVVALAPLGDTLIVLRNGGTKAVAFGIHFATAVAVLVSAVLLFAVS